CGGGGATGGACAAGTAGTGAAGTACTGAAGTCTTAACTTCTCAAGCATATTTTTATTGACCACCCACCTTGCGCAAAAATATGTGAAAAAATTAGGATTCATACAGGTGTCTGTGCATATTTTGTCTGAACATCGTATCCAGTCAAAGCCCCGGCCCCGGCAAATGGCTGGCCCCGGCCCGATCGGGAGAAATCAACACAGGAATACTGCTATTGAGCTGCTTTACCGCCAGTCGATCGAGTGATAGGGCGGGAGACGACAAAATGCTGCGAGATGGCTTTACCCATTCGATATTGGATAATTTGATCCGCCACTTGAACCGGCCTGACTGGATAAACAGCGTGTCAGCGGATACCGTGTATCTTGTATTGACATAGATGTCTATAATCAGCCATGCCACCCCTCCCATCAACAGGCTAAAGAGCGCCTTTAAGGAGATTGCAGTTTCAGGGTCCAGCCACAACGCGCCAATTGCAATTGCCATAAGACCCAGGCAAATCCAATGTATGGCAACGTACCACTTGTCAATTTTGGTTTTGAACTGCGTCATTGCTGCGTATAGAATCAGTGCTACAACAGCTGAACACACTAGAAAACGAACGTGGCGCCAAGCTGAGGTAATACAAGATCTGTACGCGACCTTGTAATGTCAAAGGAAAGCTCACCATTCTCCCGTCCTGTAGAGCCCCGCTCCAGGTATTCTGCACTCCCACCCAGCAAATAGCGCGCACCAAGGTTTACCATAATGCTGAAGGGCCTGCTGTTGTCGTTGACGCCTTGAAAAACCCGAATATCAAGACCGCCCCCAAAACCATAACTGGACGCAAAGTCGTCAAAGTTTACAGATGCAGCAATAGATTCGCTGGACTGCCGATTTTCTACGGACGTGCGCGTAAAGAGATATTTGAAACCAAAGAGGGCTTCTGCATACGGCTGGAAGGCGCCGGTCTGTGGTTGAAACCGGAGAAACAAGTGACCAAAAGCAATGCTGTTTGTTGTTTCTACGTCCACAGTCACATCGGGAATTGTGGTACTGAAAGGCTCGGACCTACGCTCGTACCCATAAATCAGATACCCGAGATCAACGCCAATCATTACGGGTGCCGGTGAAAGGCCAATACCGCCATTAAGCGCAATGCCAAAACCAAGATTATCGACGTTATCCGCAAACTCTCCAACAGGAACCCCCATCATCAGATTAACGCTTGCTCGCGGGGTCACCTGGGCAGCTGCCGGTAGCGCCATAACCATAATAAGCATCACAAGCGCCATACAGGCAATCCTGGTCGATATACTGTTTTGCATACAACGCATGGCAAAGAGAGGTACAGGTTATGTGAATTACAGCTTCGGCTAACATACAGGAGCGTCATCAGGTCAGCCGGTCAAATGTAAACAGGTTGTGGTTGGCCTGCTCCTCGGGGTCATCGTTAAGCGTGCCGGCAATCGTTTTACCAAACCTGAAGCCATATCCCATGCCATGCCCGTTAAACCCTGCAGCCCAGGATACCCCTGGGAAAGGATTGTCATGTGCAAACAAGGGTAAGCTATCCTGTGTAAAGCCCATGACACCGCTCCAGGAAAAGGCGGTACGCACAGCAGCAATATGTGGGAAATACTGCAACAAATACGATTGCAACGCGGCCTGAAGCTGTGGTGTGGTATAATCGTCATACCCCAGCTCTTCCTCTACAAAAAGATGTCGCCCCCCCCCGAGCAACACCTCACCAGAGGCAAGCTGACGGATATAATAATATCCTTCATGGGAGTATACAGGGTACGGAAGCCAGTCCGGGCAAGATGCAGTTGCCAGCATCTGCGCACGTACAGGTTTAATAAACGCGCTGATCTCAGGCATAAGCTGGGGCAGGTAAGCATTTGTACAGCATACAACGCGCGCTGCCTTAACTTCACGGTTTCGGCAGGCTACACCTATGTGATCCCCCTTGGGTGTAATCTCGTATACAGGATGATGCTCTAGCAAGATAGCACCACTGCGGCCGGCTATTTCTCGCACCAGTTTTTGAGAGTCGACACGTGCCCCGGATTCAATGAGGAGTCCACCGGCAAACCCTTTTCCCTGAATCTGTGCACTGATCTCTGCTTCTGACCAATAATGCACGCTTTCCCCTATTTCGTGAAGCAAGGCATACGATGCCACAAGCCGCTCTTTCTCCTCCAAACTACCAGCCAGTATCAAACTCCCGCTCGCTTCAAACCCTGTTTTTTCTGGATCCAGCTCCGTCGCCAACAAATCCCTGTTCTCTTTTGTAAAAGCCCAGAGCTGAGCCGCTTTTTCCGACCCATACTTTACGATATCCGTGGCGTAATCAACCGCTGCGCCTTGAAGCAGAAAGCCGGCATTGCGGCCGGTAGCTCCGGCCCCTACCGTCGCAGCGTCAATGAGCACAACACGCGAGGAGGGATTGTATTTTTTCAGCCAGTATGCGGTTGATGTACCAACAATCCCGGCTCCAACTACTGCAATATCACAATGCAGGGTAGCCCCCGACTCTCCGCGTTGCCAGTATGAAAGGGTCATGGTGGTTTATCGGTTCAAATCTACAACAATACGGCCCTTGATATTACTGTCCATCATTCTTTTGCTTATCGCAAGCACCTCGGCCAGAGAGACAACTTCTGCAATCGCTTCGACTTGTGCGGCAGGCACTTCACCCAGGCGGGCCCAGACCTCACACCGGCGCTCGTATGCACACGTAGAGGTATCGATGCCCAGCAGGTTTACACCGCGCAGAATAAACGGAAAAACCGTGGTATCTAGGGCATGGCTGTTCGCAAGTCCACATGCCGCAACACTTCCATGACGCTTCATTTGGCTGATGATGGCAGAAAGCGCCGGCCCGCCGACACTATCAATTGCGCCAGCCCATTTGCCTTTATCCAGCGGCCGCGATGGCCCATCCCCCAAAACAGACCGATCAATGATGCGTGAAGCACCAATAGACTTCAGGTAATCATGGGCATGCTTTTTCCCGGAAGAGGCAACCGCTTCAAAACCGAGTTGTGATAACAGCATCAGGCTGAAGCTCCCAACACCTCCTGTAGCACCCGTAACGACAACCTCGCCCCGTTCAGGAGTGAGGCCGTGCAACTCGAGGGAAATAACAGACAACATAGCAGTGAATCCTGCAGTCCCAAAGACCATTGCCTGCTTGCTCGTCATCCCTGCCGGCATAGGTACCAGCGATTTTGACTTTACGCGCATACGTTGTGCGTATCCTCCCCAGTGTGCCTCTCCAAGTCCCCAGCCATTACCGATAACCTTGTCGCCCTCTTTAAACGCGGGATCCCGGGACGCAACCACTTCGCCGGCCAAATCAATACCGGGCACAAAGGGGAAGTCTCCTCTCACTATTTTGCCGGTGCCCGTCACAGCCAGGGCATCTTTATAATTGATACTGGAGTAATCGACAGCCACCAGCACCTCATCATCCGGCAAATCTGTATCCGACAATTGCTGGATTTTCACGTCTGGTTCTTTATCAGTCTCGTGTAACACAAGGGCATTAAACATTGCAAATTTGACCGGCTGGTAATTTATTTAGTTATTGTTAAGACATCAGGGCAACCTGAGCACAAATCAACCGTCTTCTTAGAGACAAGCAGGCAAAGTATACAGGTTCTATGAATCAGAATCGAGACACCGAAAACTTTTGGGCACGCATCCATCGTCAGGGGTTACGCCCTGCTGATTCAGATCTACTTGGATCATCAGCAATTAGAACATCTCTTGGCTGGGTGCTCTCCCTGGCAATCCTGGTACTCGTTGCCAACCTCCCGATATATCCACGGCAACTCTCCATTGGTTGGTTACAAACCTGGCCAGAGCGTCAAATTGAATTGGTACCAGCTCCTTCAGATCGGGGTGACGATAATGCGTCGAGCTCTCCCGTCACAGCGTTTACGCAACCGGCCAAAATTGAATACCCGTTGCCTGATGTAAAAGAAAAAAAGAAGGCCGTTGAACTGCCTCCAGCAGAAGAAATCATCCGTC
This Bacteroidota bacterium DNA region includes the following protein-coding sequences:
- a CDS encoding PH domain-containing protein — its product is MTQFKTKIDKWYVAIHWICLGLMAIAIGALWLDPETAISLKALFSLLMGGVAWLIIDIYVNTRYTVSADTLFIQSGRFKWRIKLSNIEWVKPSRSILSSPALSLDRLAVKQLNSSIPVLISPDRAGASHLPGPGL
- a CDS encoding outer membrane beta-barrel protein produces the protein MQNSISTRIACMALVMLIMVMALPAAAQVTPRASVNLMMGVPVGEFADNVDNLGFGIALNGGIGLSPAPVMIGVDLGYLIYGYERRSEPFSTTIPDVTVDVETTNSIAFGHLFLRFQPQTGAFQPYAEALFGFKYLFTRTSVENRQSSESIAASVNFDDFASSYGFGGGLDIRVFQGVNDNSRPFSIMVNLGARYLLGGSAEYLERGSTGRENGELSFDITRSRTDLVLPQLGATFVF
- a CDS encoding FAD-binding oxidoreductase yields the protein MTLSYWQRGESGATLHCDIAVVGAGIVGTSTAYWLKKYNPSSRVVLIDAATVGAGATGRNAGFLLQGAAVDYATDIVKYGSEKAAQLWAFTKENRDLLATELDPEKTGFEASGSLILAGSLEEKERLVASYALLHEIGESVHYWSEAEISAQIQGKGFAGGLLIESGARVDSQKLVREIAGRSGAILLEHHPVYEITPKGDHIGVACRNREVKAARVVCCTNAYLPQLMPEISAFIKPVRAQMLATASCPDWLPYPVYSHEGYYYIRQLASGEVLLGGGRHLFVEEELGYDDYTTPQLQAALQSYLLQYFPHIAAVRTAFSWSGVMGFTQDSLPLFAHDNPFPGVSWAAGFNGHGMGYGFRFGKTIAGTLNDDPEEQANHNLFTFDRLT
- a CDS encoding MDR family oxidoreductase, whose product is MFNALVLHETDKEPDVKIQQLSDTDLPDDEVLVAVDYSSINYKDALAVTGTGKIVRGDFPFVPGIDLAGEVVASRDPAFKEGDKVIGNGWGLGEAHWGGYAQRMRVKSKSLVPMPAGMTSKQAMVFGTAGFTAMLSVISLELHGLTPERGEVVVTGATGGVGSFSLMLLSQLGFEAVASSGKKHAHDYLKSIGASRIIDRSVLGDGPSRPLDKGKWAGAIDSVGGPALSAIISQMKRHGSVAACGLANSHALDTTVFPFILRGVNLLGIDTSTCAYERRCEVWARLGEVPAAQVEAIAEVVSLAEVLAISKRMMDSNIKGRIVVDLNR